TAAAGAGAAAGGGCAACTCAGAGTACTTTTACTGtaagttgttttttatataaacattcaAGTCTCAAGTATATgctaaaatatacatacacatGGAATTCATTTCTGATGCTCTTGAAACATGTTGTTCAAAATTTCCAGGGTTCGAAAAAAATTCTCGTAACTGCGGAAGTTCTTTCCCACTTTCAACCAACTCCGTGTGAAGTTCTAACGCCGTCAAAAAGAAGTGATCTTTTAACAATTTAGTTGCGATATCCTCGTAAGCAAGATGAGGAGCCGCAGAAAATGAATTATCTTCCAAATCCTTATACGGATTCATTGTGATTAGTTATCAGCTTTATTTTGTTCATTAAAAAacttcaaattataattattgatgaGTCAAAACATTTCTTTGGTTTGCTTTAGTAGATGAAAGTTAAACCACTTCTGTTTTCTCACCATCTAACACATGAACTTTACCAAAGcagttgattttttaatttagaattgAATGGGCTTCATAGGATTATATCGTTGCATAAAAACATCAcaatgcaatatttttatttcaataaaaacattaaatatatttatttccatttacttgtattttgacttttgaaagCGGATTGTAGACAGTAGAGACAGTTAACTTTTGTACAGTAGTCGTTGAcagatgttattttaatatttgacgTTGAACCAAAGACTATAAGTTAGACAAATCACAAAGTCCTATGCCAGAATAAAATCTTACACGAGAAGGGAAAATTTCcaatactatttaaattactttaaacaatgcctataatcataataagtaaatgtgtaataaaacaataaatgcaATATAGACggtacttattattataaaatagacaTAATAATGTTATCAAAACATATGTTTAACCCAACACGGTactttagtaatattttaaactaatattatcCATATTCTACGAGTATTTTATGGCCAACACCTAATGAATCTTTACAGAAACACAAATGATGTGAATTAAGGTATTTAAACAGATAGGATAAAGTATTATCTCTATCGcgttactatttattaaattataactagtctggccataagttctgttacaaatgaaaatgcatttttttgacgtgataacgtctttaaaatcgttttagtcgggtgacatgttcagaaacttgtgtcacaccaaaacctcacgagcgcgatcgcaggtataacgagagagagacggaccgatctcccgtctcatctcgagcgctgccagtcattccgtgaatgtatgaagaaaaatgtaggtatatcatagtcgaataagtaaacttgtcattttacacccgaaatttatcatcaagtgtgaataaaacgatagatgtaatttaaaatttgaaaaaaattgttatcttcattaattccttacttcccaaaaacttatatcaccaataagacgttatcacgtaaacatctcgatcgtaaacctactttacaaacaaccaatattttttttttcaagtttttaattatttgaatttggaacacgtatctatattattttaaaaacttctttcgATTTTGCGCcatttcacatatttttttgtgttaattatcaaattacaATATGGAATGGGGTGTTAATGAAAATAGGATTGTAGGGATCGCCTTGCTCACCCACTTTGAGCAAGGCGATCGAGCCGATGGACCCGTCGGTCATATTCCAGACACTTCAAAAGCTTGGTATCAGCCGTATGTTCGATATCGTACTATGAACAGAAACAACAACACTTCGTCTTTCGAAGACCAGAAAAGATCGGAGCGGCCGCTGTCTGTTAATGCTGTTAAGGCCAGAATTCGTCGAAACCCCATTAGGAAGCAAAAAATCTTATTGCGAGAAATAAGGATTTCCGTTAGGGCTCTGTCGCGTATTATAAAACGAGACCTGAAGCTCGGTGCTTATCGACGATATACAGGACATGCCCTAAACCAATCTTTACAATTTCAGAGAGTCGATCGATACGCGCCTTCTGTCGCGATACGCAGGTGAAAAGCACAAGAAATATTCTCTTTGCCgatgaaaaaattgttacgatTGAAGAACACTACAATAAGCAAATtgataaagaaaaagaaagaagcCTTTAAAGAAGCTGCTCAAGTGGTCGGAAAGGTACAACGTGGTCATCATGCGTCAGTGATGGTTTGGTGGGGCGTGTCTTATCAAGGGGtcacaaaattacatttttgtgAAAAAGGAGAGCCAAAGCCAGCCAAAGTGTATCAATATACAGTCTTGGATCATGTTGTTAAACCTCTCAGCAATACACTTCCAAAAAATATTCCTTGGTCTTTGGATTAGGATTCTGCACCTAGTCACAAACTACCCAAGCCTGGCTTGAAACCAACGTTTCGACTTTATAAGAGCTGAAGACTGGCTCTCATCTAGCCCAGACCTCAACCCTTTAGACTTCAATTATGGTCAGTTTTTGAGGACATGGCCTGCTCTAAACAACACGGCGACATTAAGTCTCTTTAAAAATCTTTGGAGCAAGCAGTGGCGAAATTTCCCTTGGAAACAGTGCGTAGATCCATAGATTCGTGGACAAACAGATAAAAGGCCTGTATAAAAGCCAAAGGAGGCCATTTCGAatagaatattgtttttttttctgagaCTTTCATAAGTATGtaggtataaattttaataatattacattacttcATTTGCATTTTCATTTGTGACGAACTTATGGCTGGACTAGGTATACTTAGCTACAATTTACTGCACATCAAAATAATAACGCAGGAGTAATCGCAATTAAAGGCTAAAGCACAAAATCAACTGCATTTCAAAATGCACTCTCCTACCACGGTTCTTACATAAAAGTTGTTATCGCGTATTTCAAGCAATTGCCAGTACCATATACATTCCAAAACGGCCTACATTGATGGTTTTTTAGTATGCATTTCAATAGATTCTTGATATGAATCTATCTTTTTAggctttataattttattatttttcctatCAAATGAATTAGTTGAGTCGATGCTGTAGTCTGGCTTTCCTTTGACACGAGATTTGATATACTTTGCATGGTTTTCGGGCTCTAAACTGTAGGACTGAATCGCAGGGTCTTTCTTCATAGCATGCatatattttatctgtaaaataatataacgaaaataattttaaacaccATACATATGCTTTTGTCATCGATAAGTGTATCGATTTATATCGCAATAAGTATACAAGGTAAAGTGGTTTAATCGAACACCAATCAATTAGtgatatacaattaaatcagTTTAATTACAAGTACAAAGATATATTAAACTGCATTTAAGTTATAATAGTGATATTAGAGTTTAGACTATCTTACTTTACATGAATTGGgtgtaagtatataattactagctgacccggcaaacatttgtttggccatgtatattatttctaggaaatattattttagttcaaattctctacaataataaaaaataagagttgatcgtagaggggtgaaagtatctatttttttatgttgtatcataaaaaaaacaaaaaaattctaaagttttttttttttttggagtggacaccccttatcacttagggggttgaaagatagatagtagccgattctcagacctactgaatatgcacataaaatttgataaaaatcggtcaagccgtttcggaggagtatggtaactaacattgtgacacgagaattttatatataagataagaCATACCCATCTATCGCTTACAATAAGGTATAATTACGTATCTTATCTATCATTTCTGAAATATCAtggaataatataaatgcGAAGAGttggaaatttaaaattatctatgtATGATAATATAAGGTTTATGTAATGCTAAGTTGCAtctgtttatttaattctatgACTTGAAAAAAAGCAGcttaatagattatttttaatctgtaaTATCTATTTATGGCTGTATTGtgactaatataaaataaatgctagTGCAACATTGTGtcgatttatatttataaactctGGTTTCCCTTCAAAACGTATAAATCTTTcgccttttttttatatttataacgaGTCAAGTAGGTCATTAACCTTCTgtgtctatttttttttaatttattgaattttttaatagctTGAATTATTGGACAGAAACCACCATGTCAATTctatattatgtgtattaCGTAAAAACTTTGCAACAAAAcagacaataaaaatattcagcaaaaaaacttaccaatatatcatatttatcTTCTGTAATAGCGAATTCATGTCTTCCCACTAGATGAAGAGCTATATAACGCTCCAAGAATGGCCAGACGATATAATCAATGTACCCAGGTTTATCTCCAGCCAAATATGTGGTTCCTCTGCCTGCAATATCTTTCTGCAGTATTTCTAGACTTCGATGATAGCTTAGCACTGTTTCTGGCTTTATTGCCTGCGCATTGAATGCTGCTATGTAATATGCAGCTTGagccttaaaataaaaaaaatcgtatttgAATGACATTAGTAATGACCGACTCTGTGGTTACATTTGTACCTAAGGTGtgtgattattaattattatatatattcccctgtatattaaattccataacatttttgtcgTACGGGACTCAAAAACGACTCGCCTCGTTTTTGAATCgtactaaaaattattatagttactACCTATATTCAACTAGGTAGGTAAATTATTGTGCCttttaaacgtaaaaaaaattgacatttaGTGTAATTGACACTTATATAATTGTCAAAGGATGGACGGGAAAACTGGAAAGGAAGTTTTGGCCACTCTCAGGGTTGAGGAAGGACACTCTCTTAAACATTCGATAGAATTTTCAAGAGAGTGTCATTTTTGATGCCACATGCATTTATCAAAAATGCTCACTcaaattttaaagaatattagTCGGACATACACATAATGGTTGCGCGGAAATTCGTGTCCAGAAATGGGGTTAGGGGTTGGTTCCATTGACGTCAcacataacatttaaatttagaacataaattGCCAAAGTTTATTCGAATAAagcttattataattttgccTATCTAGAGATCTATCATAGACTCGCGCAAGAACGCGAATACCTATGCTATGAGCTGAGAgaatttctatatattatacgaATTACTGACCAAAACAGTTATATAGAGGCAATAGAAAAAGAGAACAAAATAGAAAGAAATCAAATATCATTTTACAAATCGCCAAacagaacaaaatattttttttcacatatGCACGTCACGCAACGTGATAACacattaatgtttattatgaaaaatgcAAACAAGGATAATGTACCTTTGATAGAGGTAATTCAACATGTTTTATTGTGGTCATAAATATCTCAACTACGGCTTTacgataaaaatacaatattaattaattattcactttttaaataaaccccTATATACAATTCCtgattagtatttttatataggtaaaaaGTAGGTTTATACAGAAAATAATTGCGGCGCAATTGAAATCATATCAACTGAACAATGTGTTAGCCTAGCCCTCTCTGACGTGCAATTACCATCTTTTGTCTTCTGATAttatatgatatgatattatattatatttgtcgGCAGACATGAGAACTCACTACAAATTTAACTATAATCCCGCGCTGACGGGAAATCGATTAGGTAcctataaatgtataaatagacAATGTACTaataagtaaagtaaaaatgtaCTTACGGTAGACAACAGCTCCACAACAACCTTATCTTGTGCTCTTTTGAGGGCCCCTACGGCCTGAAGGGCTGGGTATGGATATCTTTCGTCTATATAGGATGTAATTATTGAACTTTCAAATATGGCTTTGCCTTCTTCATACTCCAGAATTGGTACAGAgcctataaacaaatatttaagatGATATCGAAAAGCGGAACACAATCGTGgtggtttttttatgtaacaggaggcaaacgagcaggaggctcatctgatgataagtgataccgcccatggacactcgcaatgccagaaggctcgcaagcacgctgccagccttttaagaactggTACGCTCTACAAACACAAAGGAAAGCATACACTATTATAACTAGGTATATACTAACAATATGAAAATTACAAGTTTAAATTATGAGTCTTTAAAATTCtagaacaattaataaaagtcttcatatcaattttatttgttccattttttgtattgtttttaaaaataactatttatttatttacgacaaaattaatttttgaaacattaCGTAAATGGCAGTTTACTGCAGAGATAACGCTTCGCTGCCGAACAACTCAGTATGGAAATTGAATACCTACTTATTACttaatcttttaattatttagaagccctaaaatatattgtacctTTAGGGTTAAACGTAAAAATCCATTCCGGTTTGTTGCTCAGatctataaaaactaaatcataaTCCACTTTCTTTGCGTTTAACATTAGAACGCATCGTTCGGCGTAAGGACAGAACCTCATGGAAAAAAGCCGTGGTTTTCCACTAAATGGTGGTAGGGGATCGCCTGCAAAAAAGAGATACCAacgatattatatatatttctgtgtCGTTTATAGAAATAGGTAGACATccatttttagtttatatatcataaaacttatttaaataatttcatttaaattaggtcctttgattttattagttagagatatattataaataaattattagttatatatctatatatggTCACGTAACGGTATATTGCTTTATATGCCAGGCTTTGTAACAGGTACATAATGCCTCCATCAAATGGGATGCATGCAgacttgaataaaaaaaacaattaaaaaaagtgttacCTTTTTGCAAATGTCTTCCATCgtattccatatttaaaaaaagaaaacaagatttgattaaaacacttaaaaagataattggttttattaatataaaatataagtattatagATGGTGAAGAATTCGGTAATAAAATCAGGCAAGGCGTTGTTTGTGATTCAATGtttcttaataactattttaattgtaatatcttTGTACTATATACGAAATAAGCTTAATCCCTACTTTTACGCATTTAGTATATCTGGTTTgatattatcaaatatgatataaagataaaagtaatattattggACTTTTCCGATTCGTCAGATTtgattatatacaaaaaataagcgcttagataattaatacttatcttgttcattatttatgtaaaaacgTTTATTAGCGACGTGATTAATTACATCGTATATAACTAGCGACTTTCTAGTcgtaatacaaaacaaaaatgtatcataaaataaataataatttaagcgTTATGTAttagaaagaaataaa
This Pieris napi chromosome 16, ilPieNapi1.2, whole genome shotgun sequence DNA region includes the following protein-coding sequences:
- the LOC125057331 gene encoding pyrimidodiazepine synthase-like; this translates as MEYDGRHLQKGDPLPPFSGKPRLFSMRFCPYAERCVLMLNAKKVDYDLVFIDLSNKPEWIFTFNPKGSVPILEYEEGKAIFESSIITSYIDERYPYPALQAVGALKRAQDKVVVELLSTAQAAYYIAAFNAQAIKPETVLSYHRSLEILQKDIAGRGTTYLAGDKPGYIDYIVWPFLERYIALHLVGRHEFAITEDKYDILIKYMHAMKKDPAIQSYSLEPENHAKYIKSRVKGKPDYSIDSTNSFDRKNNKIIKPKKIDSYQESIEMHTKKPSM